The proteins below come from a single Streptomyces spongiicola genomic window:
- a CDS encoding 6-phosphofructokinase has protein sequence MRIGVLTSGGDCPGLNAVIRSVVHRAVVDHGDEVIGFHDGWKGLLEADYRKLDLDAVAGILARGGTILGSSRVQPAHLVDGVERAKGHVAELGLDAIIPIGGEGTLKAANLLAQAGLPIVGVPKTIDNDIASTDVTFGFDTAVGVATEALDRLKTTAESHQRVLIVEVMGRHTGWIALHSGMAAGAHAIVVPERPFDIGELTRRVGARFEAGKRFAIVVAAEGAKPREGSMEFDEGGKDMYGHERFAGVARQLSVELEERLGKEARPVILGHVQRGGTPTAYDRVLATRFGWHAVEAAHRGEFGMMTALRGTDITLVPLAQAVETLKTVPQERYEEAETVL, from the coding sequence ATGCGCATTGGTGTCCTCACCTCCGGCGGCGACTGCCCCGGGCTCAACGCGGTCATCCGCTCCGTCGTGCACCGCGCCGTCGTCGACCACGGCGACGAGGTGATCGGCTTCCACGACGGCTGGAAGGGCCTGCTGGAGGCCGACTACCGCAAGCTCGACCTCGACGCGGTGGCGGGAATCCTCGCCCGCGGCGGCACGATCCTCGGCTCCTCCCGGGTGCAGCCCGCGCATCTCGTCGACGGCGTCGAGCGGGCCAAGGGGCACGTCGCCGAGCTGGGCCTCGACGCGATCATCCCGATCGGCGGCGAGGGGACGCTGAAGGCCGCGAACCTGCTGGCCCAGGCCGGTCTGCCGATCGTCGGCGTGCCGAAGACCATCGACAACGACATCGCCTCGACCGACGTCACCTTCGGCTTCGACACCGCCGTCGGCGTCGCGACCGAGGCCCTCGACCGGCTGAAGACCACCGCCGAGTCCCACCAGCGGGTGCTGATCGTCGAGGTCATGGGCCGGCACACCGGGTGGATCGCCCTGCACTCGGGTATGGCCGCCGGTGCGCACGCCATCGTCGTGCCGGAGCGTCCCTTCGACATCGGGGAGCTGACCCGGCGGGTCGGCGCCCGGTTCGAGGCCGGCAAGCGGTTCGCGATCGTCGTGGCCGCCGAGGGGGCCAAGCCGCGGGAGGGCTCCATGGAGTTCGACGAGGGCGGCAAGGACATGTACGGCCACGAGCGCTTCGCCGGTGTCGCCCGGCAGCTGTCCGTCGAACTCGAGGAACGGCTCGGCAAGGAGGCCCGGCCGGTGATCCTCGGCCATGTCCAGCGCGGCGGCACGCCGACCGCCTACGACCGCGTCCTCGCCACCCGGTTCGGCTGGCACGCGGTCGAGGCGGCGCACCGGGGCGAGTTCGGCATGATGACCGCGCTGCGGGGCACGGACATCACGCTGGTGCCGCTGGCGCAGGCGGTGGAGACGCTGAAGACGGTCCCGCAGGAGCGGTACGAAGAGGCCGAGACGGTCCTCTGA
- a CDS encoding cytochrome c oxidase assembly protein — protein sequence MDHGGHGEHGMRMDLPPFTLGRGLELSADPFFLAGCLLALALYAWGVARLLRRGDAWPVSRTVFFTVGVLSVALVMCTGLNDYGMVMFSVHMVQHMVISMLSPILLLLGAPVTLALRALPPAGRGRTGPRELLLALLHSRYMKIITHPAFTIPMFIASLYGLYFTPLFDFLMGSRAGHIGMMVHFLAVGLVFFWPIMGVDPGPHRPGYVMRMLELFAGMPFHAFFGIALMMASEPMVRTYADPPASLGINALTDQNAAGGIAWAFSEIPSVLVLIALVFQWYRSEQRQAVRKDRAADRDGDKELEAYNAYLASLQARGR from the coding sequence ATGGATCACGGCGGGCACGGCGAGCACGGAATGCGGATGGACCTGCCGCCGTTCACGCTGGGCAGGGGGCTGGAACTCTCCGCCGATCCGTTCTTCCTGGCCGGCTGCCTGCTGGCACTGGCGCTCTACGCCTGGGGCGTGGCGCGGCTGCTCCGGCGCGGGGACGCCTGGCCGGTGAGCCGGACGGTCTTCTTCACCGTCGGTGTGCTGAGCGTGGCACTGGTGATGTGCACCGGCCTGAACGACTACGGCATGGTCATGTTCAGCGTGCACATGGTCCAGCACATGGTGATCAGCATGCTGTCGCCGATCCTGCTGCTGCTGGGCGCGCCGGTGACCCTGGCGCTGCGCGCCCTGCCACCGGCGGGCCGCGGCCGCACGGGCCCCCGCGAGCTGCTGCTGGCCCTGCTGCACAGCCGCTATATGAAGATCATCACGCATCCCGCGTTCACCATCCCGATGTTCATCGCGAGTCTGTACGGCCTCTACTTCACCCCGCTGTTCGACTTCCTCATGGGGTCCAGGGCCGGGCACATCGGGATGATGGTGCACTTCCTCGCCGTCGGACTGGTCTTCTTCTGGCCGATCATGGGCGTGGACCCGGGCCCGCACCGCCCCGGCTACGTGATGCGGATGTTGGAGCTCTTCGCGGGCATGCCCTTCCACGCGTTCTTCGGCATCGCGCTGATGATGGCGTCCGAGCCGATGGTGCGGACGTACGCCGATCCCCCCGCGTCACTCGGGATCAACGCGCTCACCGACCAGAACGCGGCGGGCGGCATCGCCTGGGCGTTCAGCGAGATCCCCTCGGTGCTGGTGCTGATCGCCCTGGTGTTCCAGTGGTACCGCTCCGAGCAGCGCCAGGCCGTCCGCAAGGACCGGGCCGCTGACCGGGACGGCGACAAGGAGCTCGAGGCGTACAACGCGTATCTGGCCTCGCTCCAGGCACGCGGCCGCTGA
- a CDS encoding TetR/AcrR family transcriptional regulator, with product MARVSPEHLEARRRQILDGAARCFARNGFHATSMQDVFAEAGLSAGAVYRYFKGKDELISAIAREAFDGIRGAFHEAAGMAVPPAPDVLLARVLRTFLEEEVPGGDRQAFARLIVQVWTETLRNDRLAAILNEGFQGMRQAWSQVVEAYRRSGILPVDVPADHVARTMMATAQGFIAQQALFGDVRVEMLEDGLRALMSMRLPETG from the coding sequence ATGGCTCGTGTATCCCCGGAGCATCTCGAGGCCCGACGCCGGCAGATCCTCGACGGCGCCGCCCGCTGCTTCGCCCGCAACGGCTTCCACGCCACGTCGATGCAGGACGTCTTCGCTGAGGCGGGCCTGTCCGCCGGTGCCGTGTACCGCTACTTCAAGGGCAAGGACGAACTGATCTCGGCCATCGCCCGCGAGGCGTTCGACGGCATACGAGGGGCCTTCCATGAGGCGGCCGGGATGGCGGTGCCACCGGCGCCGGACGTCCTGCTCGCACGTGTGCTGCGCACCTTCCTGGAGGAGGAGGTCCCCGGCGGCGACAGGCAGGCCTTCGCCCGCCTCATCGTCCAGGTGTGGACGGAGACACTCCGCAACGACCGGTTGGCGGCCATCCTGAACGAGGGCTTCCAGGGCATGCGGCAGGCCTGGTCGCAGGTGGTCGAGGCGTACCGGCGGAGCGGGATCCTGCCCGTCGACGTGCCCGCCGACCATGTCGCCCGGACGATGATGGCCACCGCCCAGGGTTTCATCGCCCAGCAGGCGCTGTTCGGCGATGTGCGCGTCGAGATGCTCGAGGACGGGCTGCGCGCACTCATGTCCATGCGGCTTCCGGAGACCGGTTGA
- a CDS encoding ABC transporter permease, with protein MSTASPARRTIAVMLLVPAVVALALWAFAWPAARMAPHDLPVGVAGPAASTAPLEQRLEHRQGAFDLHRYGNEAAARQAIEDRAVYGAVVMTPEGPKVLTASAASPVVAQLLRESVAAGAPPGARVATEDVVATPAGAPRGSALASSVLPLSLAGVAAGAMVTVLGLRGIRSVVALSGAAALVGLTATGLAHSWLGVLAGGWWAEAGAFTLATLAVGAAVAGLAALLGPAGIGLGSLLVVLLGNPFSGVATAPELLPEPAGLIGRWLPPGAGGSLLRSVAYFDGNGAGGPALTLALWAALGLTAVLIGGRRRTAATALAATPPSGPGPGPAPAPAG; from the coding sequence ATGTCCACCGCCTCCCCGGCCCGCCGCACGATCGCGGTGATGCTCCTGGTACCGGCCGTCGTGGCCCTCGCGCTGTGGGCCTTCGCCTGGCCCGCGGCCCGCATGGCACCCCACGACCTCCCCGTCGGCGTCGCGGGCCCCGCCGCGTCGACGGCACCGCTGGAGCAGCGCCTCGAGCACCGGCAAGGAGCGTTCGACCTGCACCGCTACGGCAACGAGGCCGCTGCCCGGCAGGCGATCGAGGACCGCGCCGTATACGGAGCGGTGGTGATGACGCCGGAGGGACCGAAGGTGCTGACGGCGTCCGCCGCCAGTCCCGTCGTCGCCCAGCTGCTCAGGGAGTCGGTGGCGGCAGGCGCGCCGCCCGGAGCGCGGGTGGCCACCGAGGACGTGGTCGCCACCCCCGCCGGAGCCCCCCGGGGCAGCGCACTGGCCTCCAGCGTCCTGCCGCTCTCGCTGGCCGGGGTGGCGGCCGGGGCGATGGTGACCGTGCTCGGGCTGCGCGGCATCCGGTCGGTGGTGGCGCTGAGCGGGGCCGCCGCGCTCGTGGGCCTCACCGCGACCGGGCTGGCGCACAGCTGGCTCGGGGTCCTGGCGGGCGGCTGGTGGGCGGAGGCGGGAGCGTTCACGCTGGCCACCCTGGCCGTGGGCGCCGCCGTCGCGGGTCTCGCGGCGCTTCTGGGACCCGCCGGAATCGGCCTGGGCTCGCTGCTGGTCGTCCTGCTCGGCAATCCGTTCTCCGGCGTGGCGACCGCGCCGGAACTGCTGCCGGAACCGGCCGGTCTGATCGGCCGGTGGCTGCCGCCGGGCGCCGGCGGGTCACTGCTGCGGTCGGTGGCGTACTTCGACGGCAACGGCGCCGGCGGGCCGGCACTGACCCTGGCGCTGTGGGCGGCCCTGGGACTGACCGCGGTCCTGATCGGCGGTCGCCGCCGCACCGCCGCCACCGCACTCGCCGCGACTCCCCCCTCAGGACCTGGACCGGGACCGGCACCGGCACCGGCCGGATGA
- a CDS encoding C40 family peptidase, whose product MTAQTHLPSLLSRTGAVSALTIAAVGGSLIVPGGAPEAEAASAHATKALKVAASKKGAPYRYGATGPNRFDCSGLTLYAYKKAGKKLPRTAQQQYNRTRHVSASQRERGDLVFFQSGGYVYHVGIYAGAGRIWHSPKSGSVVKLTKIWSKSVRYGRVR is encoded by the coding sequence ATGACCGCGCAGACACATCTCCCGTCCCTGCTTTCCCGGACGGGTGCCGTCTCGGCACTCACGATCGCCGCCGTCGGCGGCTCACTGATCGTGCCGGGCGGCGCTCCGGAGGCCGAGGCCGCCTCGGCTCACGCGACGAAGGCTCTCAAGGTCGCCGCGTCGAAGAAGGGAGCCCCGTACCGGTACGGAGCCACCGGTCCGAACCGCTTCGACTGCTCGGGGCTCACGCTCTACGCCTACAAGAAGGCGGGCAAGAAGCTGCCTCGTACGGCCCAGCAGCAGTACAACCGCACCCGCCATGTCTCCGCCTCCCAGCGCGAGCGCGGTGACCTGGTGTTCTTCCAGTCGGGTGGATACGTGTACCACGTCGGGATCTACGCCGGGGCGGGCAGGATCTGGCATTCGCCCAAGAGCGGTTCCGTGGTGAAACTGACCAAGATCTGGTCCAAGAGCGTCCGCTACGGGCGGGTGCGCTAG
- a CDS encoding IS4 family transposase: MAGGRFAPGHLGELTQCIPFEMVDEALKATGRVQERLRDLPSRVVVYLLLAGCLFPEVGYLGVWRKLTGALAGLPLAAPSASALAQARRRIGATPLKWLFDLLKGPVAGPRTPGAWWHGLLVIALDGTTLTVPDTPAVLTRFTKQAGNHGGTGYPQVRLLTLVACGTRTLIDAVFGPTTSGETTHAPRLLPSLRPGMILLADRNFAAQGLINDIAATGAEVLVRLKNGRRMPILARYRDGSYLSALGPVPVRVVDCEITITTTAGKHTGLYRLATTLLDHHRHPAGELAMLYHQRWEIETAYLELKSTILGGRVLRARTPEGIDQEIYALLVVHQLLRTAMADATSTQPGTDPDRAGFSIAWQAARDQLVLAAGIIADPVVDLVGIIGRHVLAGLLPQRRLRVSPRIVKRAISKYQARGPCIDRTSYKATTGIEILAAAGP; this comes from the coding sequence GTGGCCGGAGGCCGGTTCGCACCCGGTCATCTCGGTGAACTCACCCAGTGCATCCCCTTCGAAATGGTCGACGAGGCATTGAAGGCCACGGGCAGGGTCCAGGAGCGGCTGCGGGACCTGCCATCCCGGGTGGTCGTCTACCTGCTGCTGGCCGGGTGCCTGTTCCCGGAGGTCGGATACCTCGGGGTCTGGCGCAAGCTCACCGGCGCTCTGGCCGGTCTGCCACTGGCCGCGCCGTCGGCAAGCGCGCTGGCCCAGGCCCGCCGCCGTATCGGCGCCACACCGCTGAAATGGCTGTTCGACCTGCTGAAAGGCCCGGTGGCCGGGCCACGGACACCGGGAGCATGGTGGCACGGTCTGCTGGTGATCGCGCTCGACGGCACCACCCTGACGGTCCCCGACACCCCTGCCGTCCTGACCCGGTTCACCAAGCAGGCGGGCAACCACGGCGGGACCGGCTACCCGCAGGTCCGCCTGCTGACCCTGGTCGCCTGCGGCACCCGCACCCTCATCGACGCGGTCTTCGGACCCACCACATCGGGTGAGACCACCCACGCCCCGCGCCTGCTGCCCAGCCTGCGGCCGGGGATGATCCTGCTGGCCGACCGCAACTTCGCCGCCCAGGGGCTGATCAACGACATCGCGGCCACCGGGGCCGAGGTCCTGGTCCGGCTCAAGAACGGCCGCCGGATGCCGATCCTGGCCCGCTACCGGGACGGCTCCTACCTCTCCGCCCTCGGCCCGGTACCCGTGCGCGTCGTCGACTGCGAGATCACCATCACCACCACCGCCGGGAAACACACCGGCCTCTACCGGCTCGCCACCACTCTGCTCGACCACCACCGCCACCCCGCCGGTGAACTGGCCATGCTCTACCACCAGCGCTGGGAGATCGAAACCGCCTACCTGGAACTGAAATCGACCATCCTCGGCGGCCGGGTCCTGCGCGCCCGCACCCCCGAGGGCATCGACCAGGAGATCTACGCCCTGCTGGTGGTCCACCAACTGCTGCGGACCGCCATGGCGGACGCCACCAGCACCCAGCCCGGCACCGACCCGGACCGGGCCGGCTTCTCCATCGCCTGGCAGGCCGCCCGCGACCAGCTCGTCCTGGCCGCGGGCATCATCGCCGACCCGGTCGTCGACCTCGTCGGCATCATCGGTCGGCACGTCCTGGCCGGCCTGCTGCCCCAGCGGCGGCTACGGGTCAGCCCCCGCATCGTCAAACGCGCCATCTCGAAGTACCAGGCACGAGGGCCCTGTATCGACCGGACCAGCTACAAGGCCACCACCGGCATCGAGATCCTCGCAGCCGCAGGCCCTTGA
- a CDS encoding ATP-binding protein yields MADLQEASVTLPSDPASVSAARRYVSDVLAAWGLPEEDESAETVRLIVSELATNAVQHTFGLSPTFTVDIRLERDERLCVGVTDSHPRRPQRLPAAVQQDNGRGMVIIRWLTAECGGRLYVDPTPEGGKTVWIAMPWSARAADRPR; encoded by the coding sequence ATGGCAGACCTTCAGGAAGCCTCCGTCACACTGCCGAGCGATCCCGCCTCGGTCTCCGCCGCGCGCAGATACGTCTCCGATGTCCTGGCCGCATGGGGACTGCCGGAGGAGGACGAATCCGCCGAAACGGTCCGTCTGATCGTCTCCGAACTCGCCACCAACGCCGTCCAGCACACCTTCGGGCTGTCCCCGACCTTCACGGTCGATATCCGCCTCGAGCGCGATGAGCGTCTGTGCGTCGGCGTGACGGACAGCCATCCGCGCCGGCCCCAGCGCCTGCCCGCGGCCGTGCAGCAGGACAACGGCCGCGGCATGGTGATCATCCGCTGGCTCACCGCGGAATGCGGGGGCAGGCTCTACGTCGATCCCACACCCGAGGGCGGCAAGACCGTCTGGATCGCCATGCCCTGGAGCGCGCGCGCCGCCGATCGTCCGCGATGA
- a CDS encoding helix-turn-helix domain-containing protein encodes MRQGPAVRRRKLGEELRGLRLGVGLTSREAALLVGWNQSKVSRIETGTSGVKPADVARLLDAYGVADQRLRELLGALAGTADGGGKGWWHAYRGVIPPQYRDFISLESQASAARTLETSVVPGLLQTPDYARAVTRSALEGVPTATVDSLVEVRIARQRVLRAERPLTFSAVLDEAVLRRRVGGPHVMRDQLRRVLEMAQLPHVRLQVLPFSMGGYVGLTGSFVIFSFPNTSDLDVVVLDHLTSSLYLERKEDLETYGAAFRTMQAHALSPTDSLDLVAGIRDGV; translated from the coding sequence ATGCGGCAGGGTCCCGCGGTACGCCGGCGCAAGCTCGGGGAGGAATTGCGGGGTCTGCGGCTGGGCGTCGGCCTCACGAGCCGGGAGGCGGCGCTCCTGGTGGGCTGGAACCAGTCGAAGGTCAGCCGTATAGAGACCGGAACGAGCGGTGTGAAACCGGCCGATGTCGCGCGGCTGCTGGACGCCTACGGAGTGGCCGACCAGCGGCTGCGCGAGCTGCTGGGAGCACTGGCCGGCACGGCGGACGGCGGGGGAAAGGGCTGGTGGCACGCGTATCGCGGGGTGATTCCCCCGCAGTACCGGGACTTCATCAGCCTGGAGTCCCAGGCGAGCGCGGCCCGCACACTGGAGACCTCCGTGGTGCCCGGGCTGCTGCAGACGCCCGACTACGCGCGGGCGGTGACCCGTTCCGCGCTGGAGGGGGTGCCGACGGCGACGGTGGACTCGCTGGTCGAGGTGCGCATCGCACGCCAGCGCGTCTTACGCGCGGAACGCCCGCTGACCTTCAGTGCCGTACTGGACGAGGCGGTCCTTCGGCGCAGGGTGGGGGGCCCGCATGTGATGCGGGATCAGCTGCGTCGGGTGCTGGAGATGGCCCAACTCCCGCATGTGCGGCTCCAGGTGCTGCCCTTCTCCATGGGCGGTTACGTGGGCCTGACCGGATCTTTCGTTATCTTCTCCTTTCCGAACACTTCTGATCTAGACGTGGTTGTTCTCGACCACTTGACGAGTAGTCTCTACCTCGAACGGAAGGAAGATCTCGAGACGTACGGCGCCGCCTTCCGCACGATGCAGGCGCATGCGCTCTCACCGACCGACTCGTTGGATCTCGTCGCGGGAATCCGTGACGGCGTGTAG
- a CDS encoding DUF397 domain-containing protein, with translation MSAHDAPSPPLPGMSWQRSTRSVGMNNCVETARCADGALAVRDSKDPGPRYLVFSPGAWTGFVRALEARPR, from the coding sequence ATGTCTGCTCACGACGCACCTTCACCCCCGCTGCCCGGCATGTCCTGGCAGCGCAGCACCCGCAGTGTCGGCATGAACAACTGCGTGGAGACCGCACGGTGCGCCGACGGCGCCCTGGCCGTGCGCGACTCGAAGGACCCCGGACCGCGCTACCTCGTGTTCTCCCCCGGCGCCTGGACCGGATTCGTCCGCGCGCTGGAAGCACGGCCGCGGTGA
- a CDS encoding 8-amino-7-oxononanoate synthase, with the protein MPPVPQDPFDWTDDAARRRADAGLVRALRPRSAESALLDLASNDYLGLSRRPEVTEAAASAARRWGAGATGSRLVTGSTELHAELEYELARFCGFESALVFSSGYAANLAVLTALGAPGTLIVSDAGNHASIVDGCRLSRAETAVVAHADPEAAAKALDAHRGGRALLVSDSVFSVDGDAAPLASFAGVCRARGAALVVDDAHGFGVLGEGGRGAPHAAGLAGATGVVATLTLSKSLGSQGGAVLGPARVIEHLVNTARTFIFDTGLAPAAVGAALASLRLLRGEPGLADRARTVAGTLHARLTEAGLTAARPDAAVVSVRAPSPEAAVRWAADCRAAGLAVGCFRPPSVPDGISRIRLTARADLTDRRIGAAVATLLETAPGV; encoded by the coding sequence ATGCCCCCCGTGCCGCAGGATCCCTTCGACTGGACGGACGACGCGGCGCGCCGCCGCGCGGACGCGGGCCTCGTCCGTGCGCTCCGCCCCCGGTCGGCGGAGTCGGCTCTGCTCGACCTGGCGAGCAACGACTACCTGGGCCTCAGCCGCAGGCCCGAGGTCACCGAGGCGGCCGCCTCGGCGGCCCGGCGCTGGGGCGCGGGGGCCACCGGATCCCGGCTGGTGACCGGCAGCACCGAACTGCATGCGGAACTGGAGTACGAACTGGCCCGGTTCTGCGGGTTCGAGTCCGCCCTGGTGTTCTCCTCCGGGTACGCGGCGAACCTCGCGGTGCTCACGGCGCTCGGCGCGCCCGGGACCCTGATCGTCTCGGACGCCGGCAACCACGCCTCGATCGTGGACGGCTGCCGGCTGTCCAGGGCGGAGACCGCCGTGGTGGCGCACGCCGACCCGGAGGCCGCGGCCAAGGCCCTCGACGCCCACCGCGGCGGGCGCGCCCTGCTGGTGTCGGACTCGGTGTTCTCGGTGGACGGCGACGCCGCGCCGCTGGCGTCCTTCGCCGGTGTGTGCAGGGCCCGCGGGGCCGCCCTGGTCGTGGACGACGCGCACGGCTTCGGCGTCCTCGGCGAGGGCGGCAGGGGGGCCCCGCACGCGGCGGGCCTCGCCGGGGCCACGGGCGTCGTCGCCACGCTCACCCTGTCCAAGTCCCTGGGCAGCCAGGGCGGAGCGGTCCTCGGCCCGGCGCGGGTCATCGAGCATCTCGTCAACACCGCCCGTACGTTCATCTTCGACACCGGGCTCGCCCCGGCCGCGGTGGGTGCGGCCCTCGCGAGTCTGCGGCTGCTGCGTGGTGAACCCGGCCTCGCGGACCGGGCCCGGACCGTGGCGGGCACCCTGCACGCCCGGTTGACGGAGGCCGGGCTGACCGCCGCCCGGCCGGACGCGGCCGTCGTCTCCGTGCGGGCGCCCTCTCCGGAGGCGGCGGTGCGCTGGGCGGCGGACTGCCGTGCCGCCGGTCTCGCGGTGGGGTGCTTCCGGCCGCCGTCCGTGCCGGACGGGATCTCACGGATCAGGCTCACCGCGCGCGCGGACCTCACCGATCGTCGGATCGGGGCGGCGGTGGCCACGCTCCTGGAGACGGCACCGGGAGTTTGA
- the bioB gene encoding biotin synthase BioB: protein MDLLNTLVDKGLRRELPTREEALAVLATSDDDLLDVVAAAGRVRRQWFGRRVKLNYLVNLKSGLCPEDCSYCSQRLGSTAEILKYTWLKPDEASQAAAAGVAGGAKRVCLVASGRGPTDRDVDRVSKTIEAIKERNEGVEVCACLGLLSEGQAERLREAGADAYNHNLNTSEATYGDITTTHTYADRVDTVQKAHGAGLSACSGLIAGMGESDGDLVDVVFALRELDPDSVPVNFLIPFEGTPLAKEWNLTPQRALRILAMVRFVCPDVEVRLAGGREVHLRTLQPLALHLVNSIFLGDYLTSEGQAGRADLEMIADAGFEVEGADTATLPAHRVDAASGGCGSQGGGGCAPCGDTAGDTAGYTGQQAAGTPGARPDLVSVRRRGAGTGLAPNA from the coding sequence ATGGACCTCCTGAACACACTGGTGGACAAGGGCCTGCGGCGTGAGCTGCCGACCCGCGAAGAAGCGCTCGCCGTACTGGCGACCTCCGACGACGATCTGCTCGATGTGGTGGCCGCGGCCGGCAGGGTGCGCCGCCAGTGGTTCGGGCGGCGGGTGAAACTGAACTACCTGGTCAACCTGAAGTCCGGGCTCTGCCCCGAGGACTGCTCGTACTGTTCCCAGCGGCTCGGTTCCACGGCGGAGATCCTCAAGTACACCTGGCTGAAGCCGGACGAGGCGTCCCAGGCCGCCGCCGCCGGGGTCGCGGGCGGCGCGAAGCGGGTCTGCCTGGTCGCCAGCGGCCGCGGCCCGACCGACCGGGACGTCGACCGCGTCTCGAAGACCATCGAGGCCATCAAGGAGCGCAACGAGGGCGTCGAGGTGTGCGCGTGCCTGGGGCTGCTCTCCGAGGGCCAGGCCGAGCGGCTGCGCGAGGCCGGTGCGGACGCCTACAACCACAACCTCAACACGTCCGAGGCGACGTACGGGGACATCACGACCACCCACACCTACGCGGACCGGGTGGACACGGTGCAGAAGGCGCACGGGGCCGGACTGTCCGCCTGCTCGGGCCTGATCGCGGGCATGGGCGAGAGCGACGGGGACCTCGTCGACGTGGTGTTCGCACTGCGGGAGCTGGACCCCGACTCGGTGCCGGTGAACTTCCTGATCCCGTTCGAGGGCACCCCCCTGGCCAAGGAGTGGAACCTGACGCCCCAGCGGGCGCTGCGCATCCTCGCCATGGTCCGGTTCGTCTGCCCGGACGTGGAGGTGCGCCTCGCGGGCGGCCGCGAGGTCCATCTGCGCACGCTCCAGCCGCTGGCACTGCACCTGGTCAACTCGATCTTCCTCGGCGACTACCTCACCAGCGAGGGCCAGGCCGGCAGGGCGGACCTGGAGATGATCGCGGACGCGGGCTTCGAGGTGGAGGGCGCGGACACCGCGACCCTTCCGGCGCACCGGGTGGACGCCGCCTCCGGGGGCTGCGGTTCGCAGGGCGGCGGAGGCTGCGCCCCGTGCGGCGACACCGCCGGGGACACTGCCGGGTACACCGGTCAGCAGGCGGCCGGCACGCCCGGGGCGCGCCCCGACCTGGTGTCCGTCCGCCGCCGCGGCGCGGGAACCGGCCTCGCCCCCAATGCGTAG
- a CDS encoding adenosylmethionine--8-amino-7-oxononanoate transaminase, translated as MRSSGTRELLALDRAHVWHPYGPMPGRTDPLVVESASGVRLRLAEPVHGRTELVDGMSSWWSAVHGYNHPVLNAAAHGQLERMSHVMFGGLTHEPAVRLATRLVEITPEPLRHVFLCDSGSVSVEVAVKMCLQYWRSTGRPDKRRLLTWRGGYHGDTWQPMSVCDPEGGMHDLWAGVLPRQVFADAPPAGHDLPYDPAYGDRLRELVARHADELAAVIVEPVVQGAGGMRFHSPAYLRVLREACDEHGVLLVFDEIATGFGRTGRLFAAEHAGISPDVMCLGKALTGGYLTMAATLCTGRVAEGISRGEVPVLAHGPTFMGNPLAAAVACASIGLLLSQDWEQQVKRLETGLREGLAEAAGTRGVRDVRVLGGIGVVQLDHPVDMAAATEAAVREGVWLRPFRDLIYTMPPYVTDAADLARITRAVRAAAAAG; from the coding sequence ATGCGTAGCTCCGGCACACGTGAACTGCTGGCCCTGGACCGGGCCCATGTCTGGCACCCGTACGGTCCCATGCCGGGCCGCACGGACCCGCTGGTCGTGGAGTCCGCGTCCGGAGTGCGGCTGCGGCTCGCCGAACCGGTCCACGGGCGCACCGAACTGGTGGACGGCATGTCCTCCTGGTGGTCGGCGGTCCACGGTTACAACCACCCCGTACTGAACGCCGCCGCGCACGGCCAGCTGGAGCGGATGAGTCATGTGATGTTCGGCGGACTCACCCATGAGCCCGCCGTACGGCTCGCGACCCGGCTCGTCGAGATCACCCCGGAACCCCTCCGGCACGTCTTCCTCTGCGACTCGGGCTCGGTGTCCGTCGAGGTGGCGGTGAAGATGTGCCTCCAGTACTGGCGTTCGACGGGCCGACCGGACAAGCGCAGGCTGCTGACCTGGCGCGGCGGCTACCACGGCGACACCTGGCAGCCCATGTCGGTGTGCGACCCCGAGGGCGGGATGCACGACCTGTGGGCGGGGGTGCTGCCACGGCAGGTCTTCGCCGACGCACCCCCGGCCGGTCACGACCTGCCCTACGACCCCGCCTACGGGGACCGGCTGCGCGAACTCGTCGCCCGGCACGCGGACGAACTGGCCGCCGTGATCGTGGAACCGGTGGTGCAGGGCGCGGGCGGGATGCGCTTCCACTCCCCCGCCTATCTGCGGGTGCTGCGGGAGGCGTGCGACGAGCACGGCGTACTGCTCGTCTTCGACGAGATCGCCACCGGGTTCGGGCGCACCGGCAGGCTGTTCGCGGCGGAGCACGCGGGGATCTCACCCGACGTCATGTGCCTCGGCAAAGCGCTGACCGGCGGCTATCTGACCATGGCGGCGACGCTGTGCACGGGGAGGGTGGCCGAGGGGATCTCGCGGGGCGAGGTGCCCGTGCTGGCCCACGGGCCGACCTTCATGGGCAATCCGCTGGCGGCCGCGGTCGCCTGCGCGTCGATCGGCCTGCTGCTCTCCCAGGACTGGGAGCAGCAGGTCAAGCGCCTGGAGACCGGGCTCCGCGAGGGTCTCGCCGAGGCGGCGGGCACCCGCGGCGTCCGGGACGTCCGCGTGCTCGGCGGCATCGGCGTCGTCCAGCTCGACCACCCGGTGGACATGGCGGCGGCGACCGAGGCCGCCGTGCGCGAGGGCGTGTGGCTGCGGCCCTTCCGCGATCTGATCTACACCATGCCGCCGTACGTCACGGACGCCGCGGATCTCGCACGCATCACGCGGGCGGTCCGGGCCGCGGCCGCGGCGGGCTGA